From a region of the Coprococcus comes ATCC 27758 genome:
- a CDS encoding glycosyltransferase family 4 protein, translated as MRVLITTDWYEPVINGVVTSVMNLSRQLRERGHEVKILTLSRTFHSYIEGDVVYAGSIGLGCIYPQARLKIPKAAGDYMEMLLEWKPDIVHSQCEFSTFFLAKRIASELHVPIVHTYHTVYEDYTHYFSPQKVWGRNIVQLMTKKLANAVETLIAPSDKIRKILEGYQVSCPVEVIPSGIHLEKYQLCKKEDWRKKIRMQLGISQDALVLVYVGRMAKEKNIEELLEYQQDAGKSGVILVLVGDGPYLPELKKKVEELKLAKNVIFTGMITPEEVGRYYQAGDLFVSASTSETQGMTYAEALAGGIPLLCRRDGCLEQVVTDGENGWQYDKKEDYLMRIQEWKGMGENARGRMQNKAAISAEKFSSGNFAERVEKIYEQQIRKYRYENAA; from the coding sequence ATGAGAGTATTGATTACAACAGATTGGTACGAACCGGTTATAAACGGTGTTGTTACTTCAGTTATGAATCTTTCCAGACAGCTAAGAGAAAGAGGACATGAAGTAAAAATTCTTACATTATCAAGAACATTTCATTCTTATATAGAAGGCGATGTGGTTTATGCAGGATCAATTGGACTTGGATGCATTTATCCGCAGGCAAGATTAAAAATTCCAAAGGCAGCAGGTGACTATATGGAAATGTTGCTTGAGTGGAAACCGGATATTGTGCATTCACAGTGTGAATTTTCCACATTTTTCTTAGCGAAAAGGATCGCATCTGAACTTCACGTTCCGATTGTACATACGTACCATACAGTTTACGAGGACTATACCCATTATTTTTCACCGCAGAAAGTATGGGGAAGAAATATTGTGCAGTTGATGACAAAGAAACTTGCAAATGCGGTAGAAACCCTAATTGCACCCAGTGATAAGATCCGTAAGATATTGGAAGGATACCAGGTGTCTTGTCCGGTGGAAGTTATTCCATCTGGAATCCATCTGGAAAAATATCAGCTATGTAAAAAAGAAGACTGGCGTAAAAAAATCCGTATGCAGCTTGGTATATCACAGGATGCACTGGTGTTGGTATATGTAGGCAGGATGGCAAAGGAAAAAAACATTGAAGAGCTTCTGGAATATCAGCAAGATGCAGGAAAATCCGGGGTGATTTTAGTCCTTGTAGGGGATGGACCATATCTTCCGGAGCTGAAAAAAAAGGTTGAAGAGCTAAAGCTTGCTAAAAATGTGATTTTTACGGGAATGATCACACCGGAAGAAGTGGGACGCTATTATCAGGCAGGAGATCTCTTTGTCAGTGCTTCTACCAGCGAGACACAGGGAATGACTTATGCAGAAGCGCTTGCAGGTGGTATTCCGCTCCTTTGCAGAAGAGACGGATGTCTGGAACAAGTTGTGACAGATGGGGAAAATGGATGGCAGTATGATAAAAAAGAAGACTATCTTATGAGAATCCAAGAATGGAAGGGGATGGGTGAAAATGCAAGAGGCAGGATGCAAAACAAGGCTGCTATTTCAGCAGAAAAATTTTCTTCCGGAAATTTTGCCGAAAGAGTGGAAAAAATCTATGAACAGCAAATACGAAAATACCGATATGAAAATGCAGCCTAA
- a CDS encoding TVP38/TMEM64 family protein yields MKMQPKKQRNLTGFFNLLSIAGLAGCALLAILAYKNGILNSVDSLQTFIWKFGYTGMLVFILIQVVQVIIPILPGGVSCLGGVIFFGPWLGFLYNYIGICIGSIAVFGISKTIGRPVLYKMFSEKMIEKYDGWTQKDGKFLKLFALAIFFPVAPDDFLCYLAGTTKMTWKQFTAVIVLGKPFSIALYSLGLTTAFKMLFSL; encoded by the coding sequence ATGAAAATGCAGCCTAAGAAACAGAGAAATCTGACTGGATTTTTCAATCTGCTTTCGATAGCCGGACTAGCCGGATGTGCGCTTCTTGCAATCTTGGCATATAAGAACGGCATTTTAAATTCGGTAGATTCTTTGCAGACATTTATCTGGAAATTCGGTTATACTGGAATGCTCGTTTTTATTCTGATCCAGGTTGTGCAGGTTATTATTCCAATCCTACCGGGTGGAGTCAGTTGCCTGGGTGGTGTGATCTTTTTTGGACCGTGGCTAGGATTTCTTTATAATTATATTGGTATCTGTATAGGATCAATTGCGGTGTTTGGAATTTCAAAGACAATAGGAAGGCCGGTTTTATACAAAATGTTTTCTGAAAAAATGATAGAAAAATATGATGGATGGACCCAGAAGGACGGTAAGTTTTTGAAATTATTTGCGTTGGCAATCTTTTTCCCGGTGGCACCGGATGATTTCTTGTGCTATCTTGCGGGAACTACAAAAATGACGTGGAAACAGTTTACAGCAGTTATTGTACTTGGAAAACCATTTTCTATTGCACTTTACAGTCTGGGGCTTACGACAGCATTTAAGATGTTATTTTCATTATAA
- a CDS encoding glycosyltransferase — MKTYIYRGGFPIVEKSGVGKAIEHQEKMLNAVEAPRAARWKEATVVHMNTVFPDSVIAAFIAKMQKKKVIYYGHSTMEDFKNSFIGSNLAAPIFKKWICFCYNLGDVVVTPTEYSRKLLEGYGLKRKIYSITNGVDTEFFKPDPEGRIRFRAKYQLTEEQKVVISVGHLIGRKGILDFLELARMMPKVQFIWFGGGNESLVTAEIKEAISKKPDNVLFAGFVKSDELRDAYCGADVFSFMSYEETEGIVVLEALACEIPTIVRNIPVYEGWLEDEKQVYKAETIKEFQEKITAIFSRDVRLMKKEERKIACNKSLGKVGERLLRLYSEME; from the coding sequence ATGAAAACATATATATACAGAGGTGGGTTTCCGATTGTAGAAAAAAGTGGTGTCGGAAAAGCAATCGAGCATCAGGAGAAAATGCTGAATGCAGTAGAGGCACCGCGTGCAGCCAGGTGGAAAGAAGCAACCGTGGTTCATATGAATACAGTTTTTCCAGATTCGGTGATTGCGGCCTTTATAGCAAAAATGCAGAAGAAAAAAGTGATTTATTATGGGCATTCTACAATGGAAGATTTTAAAAATTCCTTTATTGGTTCTAATCTTGCAGCGCCGATTTTTAAAAAATGGATCTGCTTTTGTTATAATTTGGGGGATGTTGTTGTGACGCCAACCGAGTATTCCAGAAAATTGTTGGAAGGGTATGGATTGAAACGAAAAATTTATTCGATTACTAATGGTGTGGATACAGAATTTTTCAAACCTGATCCAGAGGGGAGAATACGCTTCCGTGCAAAATATCAGCTAACGGAAGAGCAGAAGGTTGTGATATCTGTGGGACATTTGATTGGAAGAAAAGGAATTCTGGATTTTCTTGAACTGGCCAGAATGATGCCGAAAGTACAGTTTATCTGGTTTGGAGGCGGTAATGAAAGCCTGGTGACAGCAGAAATCAAAGAGGCGATATCAAAGAAACCGGATAATGTATTGTTTGCAGGATTCGTAAAGTCTGATGAACTGCGTGATGCATATTGTGGGGCAGACGTATTTTCGTTTATGAGTTATGAGGAAACGGAAGGAATCGTTGTTTTAGAAGCTCTTGCCTGTGAAATTCCGACAATAGTAAGAAACATTCCTGTGTATGAAGGATGGCTTGAAGATGAAAAACAGGTATATAAAGCAGAGACAATAAAAGAGTTTCAGGAAAAGATAACTGCGATTTTCAGTCGGGATGTTCGTTTGATGAAAAAGGAAGAACGGAAAATTGCTTGTAATAAAAGTCTTGGAAAAGTTGGAGAACGATTGCTGAGGCTATATTCTGAAATGGAATAA
- a CDS encoding AraC family transcriptional regulator, with protein MKELMFSVFPSENFVDLGLYQFGYEQCEPAHSFGPAVRNHFLFHYIISGTGILMANDSHGVTQTYHVKSGQGFMIFPGQINTYISDEKLPWEYTWIEFDGLRAKETIELSGLSLDNPIYKATSKDLREILKEELLYIASHGDATPFHLIGHLYLAIDALIRSTSIMQTSKISRLQDFYIHEALSYIEQNFQNDISVENIAAVCGLNRSYFGKIFKDGIGKSPQEFLLNYRMIKAAELLKLTKLSIKDVGNAVGYPNQLHFSRAFKNIYGISPRDWRNQNRLKQ; from the coding sequence ATGAAAGAACTTATGTTTTCAGTATTTCCAAGCGAGAATTTTGTCGATCTTGGATTGTATCAGTTTGGTTACGAACAATGTGAACCGGCGCATAGTTTTGGTCCTGCCGTCCGTAATCATTTTCTTTTTCACTACATTATCTCCGGCACCGGAATTTTAATGGCAAATGATTCTCACGGTGTAACACAGACCTATCACGTAAAAAGTGGCCAGGGCTTTATGATTTTCCCCGGTCAGATCAATACTTATATCTCTGATGAAAAACTCCCATGGGAATATACATGGATTGAATTTGACGGACTACGTGCAAAGGAAACCATTGAACTTTCCGGACTTAGTTTGGATAATCCGATTTATAAAGCTACTTCTAAGGATCTGCGTGAAATACTGAAAGAAGAACTTCTCTATATTGCAAGTCACGGAGACGCTACACCATTTCACCTGATCGGGCATCTCTATCTTGCAATTGATGCTCTTATTCGTTCTACTTCCATCATGCAGACATCGAAAATCAGCCGTCTTCAGGATTTTTATATCCATGAAGCCCTATCTTATATAGAGCAGAATTTCCAAAACGATATTTCTGTCGAAAACATCGCTGCTGTATGCGGATTAAACCGCAGTTATTTCGGAAAAATTTTCAAAGACGGAATTGGAAAATCTCCTCAGGAATTTTTGTTGAATTATAGAATGATTAAAGCTGCTGAATTATTAAAACTGACAAAGCTTTCCATTAAAGATGTAGGAAATGCAGTCGGTTATCCCAACCAATTACATTTTTCCAGAGCATTTAAAAATATTTATGGAATATCGCCAAGAGACTGGCGTAATCAGAACAGACTTAAACAATAA
- a CDS encoding ABC transporter substrate-binding protein: MRRKRAAIVLGMSCILMASAVLQGCQQNPKSGKVEIELVQYKPEAVDIFEQLEKEFNETHDDIHLKISSPNDATTILKTRFIREDYPDIIGIGGDINYSYFVDSGILADLSDYEGLGEVKPAYLDIIEGLEFVPTEGTYGLPYVANAAGVLYNKDMFAEHGWEIPQTWDEFISLCEEIQNEGIHPLYFGYKDTWTCLAPWNALAVGLAPSDVCQQVNKGETTFSKEYPQVAEKMLELLNYGEDGPFGYGYNDACTAFANGESAMYTIGSYAIPQIKSVNPDMNIGSFVMPANDSEEDNVLNSGVDLQFCVMDACKNKEAAYEVLDFLMDHDSIQSYLDAQNAVPCKDEDFALAPELEDMKPYIQDNRMADYQDHYYPSEMAVDAQIQTFLINQDVDAFLKKFDKDWIRYNRDIIRMMEDYEAGK; this comes from the coding sequence ATGAGAAGGAAAAGAGCAGCAATTGTTTTGGGAATGTCCTGTATTCTGATGGCATCAGCAGTATTACAGGGATGTCAGCAAAATCCAAAAAGCGGAAAAGTGGAAATTGAACTTGTTCAGTACAAACCGGAGGCGGTAGATATATTTGAACAGCTTGAAAAAGAATTTAATGAAACACATGATGATATCCATTTGAAAATTTCTTCCCCAAATGATGCGACAACAATTTTGAAAACACGTTTTATCAGAGAAGATTATCCGGATATTATCGGAATCGGAGGAGATATCAATTATTCGTATTTTGTTGATTCAGGAATACTGGCTGACCTTTCAGATTATGAAGGACTTGGTGAGGTAAAACCTGCTTATCTGGATATTATTGAAGGATTGGAGTTTGTTCCGACAGAAGGAACATATGGGCTTCCGTATGTGGCAAATGCGGCAGGAGTGCTCTATAACAAAGATATGTTTGCAGAGCATGGATGGGAGATTCCGCAGACCTGGGATGAATTTATTTCTCTTTGCGAGGAGATTCAGAATGAAGGAATCCATCCACTTTATTTTGGATATAAAGATACCTGGACCTGCCTTGCACCTTGGAATGCCCTTGCAGTCGGACTTGCACCATCCGATGTTTGTCAGCAGGTGAATAAGGGAGAAACAACCTTCTCCAAAGAATATCCGCAAGTGGCAGAAAAAATGCTTGAATTGTTAAATTATGGTGAAGATGGACCGTTTGGATACGGATACAACGATGCATGTACTGCATTTGCAAATGGTGAATCAGCGATGTATACAATCGGAAGCTATGCAATTCCGCAGATCAAATCTGTAAATCCGGATATGAATATCGGATCCTTTGTTATGCCGGCTAATGATTCTGAAGAGGACAATGTATTAAATTCAGGAGTAGACCTTCAGTTCTGCGTGATGGATGCATGTAAAAATAAAGAAGCGGCATATGAAGTACTTGATTTCCTGATGGATCATGATAGTATCCAGTCATACTTAGATGCACAGAATGCGGTGCCTTGTAAAGACGAAGATTTTGCATTAGCTCCGGAACTGGAAGATATGAAACCATATATTCAGGATAACCGTATGGCGGATTACCAGGATCACTATTATCCGTCAGAAATGGCAGTCGATGCACAAATCCAGACATTTCTCATAAACCAGGATGTTGACGCATTCCTGAAAAAATTTGACAAAGACTGGATCAGATATAACAGGGATATCATTCGTATGATGGAAGATTATGAAGCAGGCAAGTAG
- a CDS encoding carbohydrate ABC transporter permease — translation MNKLKRMNGRERTFLLITIPILALFFCFNTLPLIKGVIYSFTNFRGYGEFDWVGIRNYTDLFTDARVGKSYLFTFKLAIVATIVVNVLSLVLALGLNSKIKFKSALRGMYFVPNILGALVVGYIFNYFFTYILPAVVKMMGGKGDSILASSKWAWVAIVIVCAWQSVAMNTIIYISGLQTVPEDVYEAGSLDGATGWKKFKNLTFPLILPFFTINMVLCMKNFLMVFDQIMALTKGGPAQSTESISFLIYNNGMAGGQFGFQSANAVVFFVVIVVISVLQMNFLGNKEEQL, via the coding sequence ATGAATAAATTGAAAAGGATGAATGGCAGAGAGCGGACATTTTTACTGATTACGATACCGATACTTGCGTTGTTTTTCTGCTTTAATACGCTGCCACTTATTAAAGGTGTTATTTATAGTTTTACAAATTTTCGAGGATATGGCGAGTTTGACTGGGTAGGTATTCGGAATTATACAGACTTATTTACTGATGCAAGAGTCGGGAAATCCTACCTGTTTACATTCAAGCTTGCAATTGTTGCAACAATAGTTGTAAATGTGTTAAGTCTTGTTTTAGCTCTTGGATTAAACAGTAAAATTAAATTTAAAAGTGCACTCAGAGGAATGTATTTCGTTCCAAATATTTTAGGAGCACTTGTAGTGGGCTATATTTTCAATTACTTTTTCACTTATATTCTTCCGGCAGTTGTAAAAATGATGGGCGGAAAAGGTGACAGTATCCTGGCAAGCTCAAAATGGGCATGGGTTGCGATCGTAATTGTATGTGCATGGCAGTCTGTTGCAATGAATACGATTATTTATATTTCCGGACTTCAGACGGTACCGGAGGATGTATACGAAGCAGGTTCTCTTGATGGAGCGACCGGATGGAAAAAATTCAAGAATCTGACATTTCCACTGATCCTTCCATTCTTTACCATCAATATGGTACTTTGTATGAAGAATTTTCTGATGGTATTTGATCAGATCATGGCTCTTACCAAAGGAGGTCCGGCGCAGAGTACAGAATCAATTTCATTTTTGATTTATAACAATGGTATGGCCGGAGGACAGTTTGGGTTCCAGAGTGCCAATGCAGTTGTGTTCTTTGTAGTGATCGTTGTGATCTCTGTATTACAGATGAACTTTTTGGGAAATAAGGAGGAACAGTTATAA
- a CDS encoding carbohydrate ABC transporter permease, whose translation MKVKVKERVNWPITILLILGLVTVIFPLYLTVVIAFKKPSEMTNSISGILSLPKSWSFSNFAEAMRVTDFWHSLGNSVLITIVTVVLSILIHSMIGYVIGRSKSTSKFYKVAYLYIVSGMFVPFAILMMPLVKQTAQMRIDNIFGVILCYLVFYMPMNVLLYSGYLKNIPMALEEAAHVDGATTWKTYWSVIFPIMKPMHATVAVLTALGTWNDVMTPLVILAGSDVNTLPLAQMTFQTQFGTNYNLAFASYLLALLPILIFYLICQKQILNGVVNGAVK comes from the coding sequence ATGAAAGTAAAGGTGAAAGAAAGAGTAAACTGGCCAATCACAATTTTATTGATTCTGGGTCTTGTAACCGTTATTTTTCCTCTTTATCTTACAGTTGTGATTGCATTTAAGAAACCGTCGGAAATGACAAACAGTATTTCCGGAATCTTATCACTGCCAAAAAGCTGGAGCTTTTCTAACTTTGCAGAAGCAATGCGTGTAACAGATTTCTGGCATTCACTGGGCAACAGTGTGCTGATAACGATTGTAACGGTAGTTCTTTCCATTCTGATTCATTCTATGATCGGTTATGTGATCGGAAGAAGTAAAAGTACCAGTAAATTTTACAAAGTAGCCTATCTTTATATTGTAAGCGGTATGTTTGTTCCATTTGCAATTTTGATGATGCCACTTGTGAAGCAGACAGCACAGATGAGAATTGACAATATTTTCGGTGTTATTTTGTGTTATCTTGTATTTTATATGCCGATGAATGTGCTCTTATACTCCGGTTATCTGAAAAATATTCCGATGGCACTGGAAGAGGCTGCACATGTAGACGGGGCAACAACCTGGAAAACTTACTGGAGCGTTATTTTCCCAATCATGAAACCGATGCATGCAACAGTAGCGGTACTTACAGCACTTGGTACATGGAATGATGTTATGACACCACTTGTAATTCTGGCAGGTAGTGATGTGAACACACTGCCACTTGCACAGATGACATTCCAGACACAATTTGGAACCAATTATAATCTTGCATTTGCATCCTATTTACTGGCACTGCTTCCGATTTTGATTTTCTATCTGATCTGTCAGAAACAGATTCTGAACGGTGTTGTAAATGGCGCAGTAAAATAA
- a CDS encoding alpha-galactosidase yields MGIIYNEKAKTFTLHTQNTTYQMQIDAYGFLLHLYYGRKTDGVMDYLLTYADRGFSGNPQDTGNDRTYSLDVLPQEFPCRLTGDFRSPVLDLVNADGSFGCDLRYQGYEICDGKYNLKGLPAVYAAEEEAQTLIIYMKDQVTGLQVELLYGVLPEYDVITRSAKVINTEEDKIRLTKAQAACIDFLHGEFDVISFYGRHAMERNMQRTSVGHGAFVIGSRRGTSSHQYNPMLILAEKETTEDAGICYGMSFVYSGGFKAEVEKDQFGQTRMQMGLQEEQFSYPLKKGEEFVIPEVILTCSNQGLEKLSQNLQRCIRKNLCRGKYKEKVRPVLINSWEACYFDFTGEDIYHLAEQAKDLGIDMVVLDDGWFGSRNDDNSGLGDWKVNEKKLQGSLGDLISRINALGVKFGLWFEPEMVNEDSDLYREHPDWAIQIPGRKPVKGRNQLLLDFSRKEVVDAVYEQMCQVLDQGNIEYVKWDMNRSMAEVYSMTAEEQGSVQYDYMLGLYDFLERIISRYPDLLIEGCSGGGGRFDAGMLYYTPQIWCSDNTDAVDRVRIQYGTSFGYPVSAVGSHVSAVPNHQTGRKTSLHTRGVCAMAGTFGYELDPAKMTDEERREIREQIVEYKKYAQLVQNGLYYRLSNPFAEEIGAWEFASEDGKEVLVNVVMLEIHGNMTVNYVKMKGLCAGQFYKDSNTGKIYPAEALMEVGIPMPLEFGEYKAYQIYLEMVE; encoded by the coding sequence ATGGGAATCATATACAACGAGAAAGCAAAAACATTTACATTACATACCCAAAATACAACGTATCAGATGCAAATTGATGCATATGGATTTTTACTGCATTTATATTATGGAAGAAAGACAGATGGAGTTATGGACTATCTTCTGACCTATGCAGACCGTGGCTTCTCAGGAAATCCGCAGGATACAGGAAATGACAGAACATATTCCCTTGATGTGCTGCCGCAGGAATTTCCATGCCGCCTGACAGGAGATTTCAGGAGTCCGGTGCTTGATCTTGTAAATGCAGATGGTTCTTTTGGATGCGATCTTAGATATCAGGGATATGAGATTTGTGATGGAAAATACAATTTGAAGGGACTTCCGGCAGTTTATGCTGCTGAAGAGGAAGCCCAGACTCTGATCATTTATATGAAAGATCAGGTGACAGGATTACAGGTAGAATTACTTTATGGAGTTCTTCCGGAGTATGATGTGATCACAAGAAGTGCAAAAGTGATCAATACAGAAGAAGATAAAATCAGACTGACAAAAGCACAGGCAGCCTGTATTGATTTCCTTCACGGTGAGTTTGATGTGATTTCATTTTACGGCCGCCATGCGATGGAAAGAAATATGCAAAGAACATCGGTAGGACATGGAGCTTTTGTAATTGGAAGCCGCAGAGGAACATCCAGCCATCAGTACAATCCGATGCTGATACTGGCAGAAAAAGAAACGACAGAAGATGCCGGTATCTGTTATGGAATGTCTTTTGTATACAGCGGAGGATTTAAAGCAGAAGTAGAAAAGGATCAGTTCGGGCAGACAAGAATGCAGATGGGACTGCAGGAAGAACAGTTTTCTTATCCACTGAAAAAAGGAGAGGAATTTGTGATCCCTGAAGTTATTTTAACTTGCAGCAATCAGGGACTTGAAAAGCTTTCCCAGAATCTGCAGAGATGTATCCGTAAAAATCTGTGTCGCGGAAAATATAAAGAAAAAGTAAGACCGGTACTGATCAACAGTTGGGAAGCATGCTATTTTGATTTTACGGGAGAAGATATCTATCATCTTGCCGAGCAGGCAAAGGATCTGGGAATCGATATGGTTGTACTGGACGATGGATGGTTTGGAAGTCGAAATGATGACAACAGTGGACTTGGCGACTGGAAGGTTAATGAAAAAAAGCTGCAGGGAAGTCTTGGTGACCTGATCAGCAGGATCAATGCGTTAGGTGTTAAATTCGGGCTCTGGTTTGAGCCGGAGATGGTAAATGAAGACAGTGATCTTTACCGTGAACATCCGGACTGGGCAATTCAGATTCCGGGAAGAAAACCGGTAAAAGGAAGAAACCAGCTGCTCCTTGATTTTTCGAGAAAAGAAGTTGTGGATGCTGTTTATGAGCAGATGTGTCAGGTGCTCGATCAGGGAAATATCGAATATGTAAAATGGGATATGAACCGAAGTATGGCAGAAGTATATTCTATGACAGCAGAAGAACAGGGCAGTGTGCAGTATGACTACATGCTTGGACTTTATGATTTCCTGGAGCGTATTATAAGCCGCTATCCAGACCTTCTGATCGAAGGCTGCAGTGGTGGTGGAGGTCGTTTTGACGCGGGAATGCTGTATTATACACCACAGATCTGGTGCAGTGACAATACCGATGCAGTGGATCGTGTAAGGATCCAATACGGAACATCCTTTGGGTATCCGGTATCTGCAGTTGGATCTCACGTATCTGCAGTTCCGAATCATCAGACAGGAAGAAAGACATCACTCCATACAAGAGGTGTCTGTGCCATGGCAGGAACCTTCGGCTATGAATTGGATCCGGCGAAAATGACAGATGAAGAGCGCAGAGAGATCAGGGAACAGATAGTAGAATACAAAAAATATGCACAGCTTGTACAAAATGGACTTTACTATCGACTGAGTAATCCATTCGCAGAAGAAATCGGTGCATGGGAATTTGCATCAGAAGATGGGAAAGAAGTACTTGTAAATGTAGTTATGCTTGAAATCCATGGAAACATGACAGTAAATTATGTAAAAATGAAAGGTCTGTGTGCCGGACAATTCTATAAAGATTCAAATACTGGAAAAATTTATCCGGCAGAGGCGCTGATGGAAGTTGGAATTCCGATGCCGCTTGAATTTGGTGAGTACAAAGCATATCAGATTTATCTGGAAATGGTCGAGTAA
- a CDS encoding alpha-amylase family protein, which produces MRKTNDIFEKRLAKHMDELRWLYMELYDNEAMFAELCEQMQNYYHARNTKLRKRDLEKEKDQAWYRKKNMLGMMLYIDNFAGNLRGVKGKLKYLEECGVNCVHLMPFLDSPKGRSDGGYAVADFRKVKPELGTIEDLADLAEACHEKDMNLCMDFVMNHTSEDHEWAQKARMGEGEYMSRYFFCDNENYVREYEKTVPQVFPETAPGNFTWLPEIGHYVLTTFYPYQWDLNYKNPRVFNEMMYNFLFLVNQGIDILRIDAVPYIWKEMGTSCRNLPQVHTIVRMMRMIGEIVCPSVVLLGEVVMEPEKVVPYFGTIEKPECHMLYNVTMMATTWNTVATRDTRLLRMQLDIMNNLPKEYTFLNYLRCHDDIGWGLDFQTLSGWGMQEVPHKRYLNDFFTGKIAESVSRGELYNEDPITGDARFCATTASMCGIESAGFEQNEEKKKRAVRFDLMLHAYMMVQSGIPMLYSGDEIGQVNDYTYKNDPEKRVDSRYIHRGKFDWKLAGGRKRKGTVQKELFDGIGKLRSIRSKEKVFDASANVWTLDTWENGILGVVRELEGEQMTALFNFAEEDRTAWIEEEGEYMDLYTGKKVSLQAIKMEGHSFVLAKKC; this is translated from the coding sequence ATGAGAAAAACAAATGATATTTTTGAAAAGAGACTGGCGAAGCATATGGATGAGCTTCGCTGGCTCTATATGGAATTATATGATAATGAAGCAATGTTTGCAGAACTCTGTGAACAGATGCAGAATTACTATCATGCAAGAAATACGAAACTTCGAAAGAGAGATCTGGAGAAGGAAAAGGATCAGGCGTGGTATCGAAAAAAAAACATGCTGGGAATGATGCTGTATATTGATAATTTCGCCGGAAATTTAAGAGGAGTCAAAGGAAAGCTTAAGTATCTGGAAGAATGTGGTGTAAACTGTGTTCATCTGATGCCGTTTCTCGATTCGCCAAAGGGAAGATCCGATGGAGGCTATGCGGTTGCGGATTTCAGAAAAGTAAAGCCGGAACTTGGAACCATAGAAGACCTTGCAGATCTGGCTGAAGCCTGCCACGAAAAAGACATGAATCTGTGTATGGATTTTGTAATGAACCATACTTCCGAAGATCATGAATGGGCACAGAAGGCAAGAATGGGTGAAGGCGAATATATGAGCCGGTATTTTTTCTGTGACAATGAAAACTATGTCAGAGAATATGAGAAAACAGTGCCACAGGTATTTCCGGAAACTGCACCGGGGAATTTCACCTGGCTTCCTGAAATCGGACACTACGTGTTGACTACCTTTTATCCTTACCAGTGGGATCTGAATTATAAGAATCCGAGGGTGTTTAACGAAATGATGTATAATTTCCTTTTCCTGGTCAATCAGGGGATTGACATTCTGCGGATCGATGCAGTTCCTTATATCTGGAAGGAAATGGGGACAAGCTGCAGAAATCTTCCACAGGTACACACGATAGTCAGGATGATGCGTATGATCGGGGAGATTGTGTGTCCGTCGGTTGTATTATTAGGGGAAGTCGTGATGGAACCGGAAAAAGTAGTTCCTTATTTTGGTACCATAGAAAAGCCGGAATGTCATATGCTTTATAATGTAACCATGATGGCTACTACATGGAATACGGTTGCGACGAGAGATACCAGACTTTTACGGATGCAGCTTGATATTATGAACAACCTTCCGAAAGAGTATACTTTCTTAAATTACCTCAGATGTCATGATGATATTGGATGGGGATTGGATTTCCAGACTCTTTCTGGTTGGGGAATGCAGGAAGTCCCACACAAAAGATATCTGAATGACTTCTTCACGGGAAAGATCGCAGAAAGTGTGAGCCGCGGGGAACTTTATAATGAAGATCCGATAACAGGAGATGCCAGATTCTGTGCAACGACAGCTTCCATGTGTGGAATTGAAAGTGCCGGATTTGAACAAAATGAAGAAAAGAAAAAAAGAGCAGTCAGATTTGATCTGATGCTGCATGCATATATGATGGTGCAATCCGGAATTCCAATGCTTTACAGTGGAGATGAGATTGGTCAGGTAAATGATTATACTTATAAAAATGATCCGGAAAAACGGGTTGATTCCAGGTATATCCACAGAGGAAAATTTGACTGGAAGCTGGCAGGCGGACGAAAGAGAAAAGGAACGGTACAAAAAGAACTGTTTGATGGAATTGGAAAACTTAGATCCATCCGAAGTAAGGAAAAAGTATTTGACGCATCGGCAAATGTCTGGACGCTTGATACCTGGGAAAATGGAATCCTTGGAGTTGTGCGGGAACTGGAGGGCGAGCAGATGACAGCACTTTTTAATTTCGCAGAAGAGGACCGGACAGCCTGGATCGAAGAAGAGGGAGAGTATATGGATTTATATACCGGTAAAAAAGTCAGCCTTCAGGCAATAAAAATGGAAGGCCATTCCTTTGTATTAGCAAAGAAATGCTAA